In Desulfurococcaceae archaeon MEX13E-LK6-19, the genomic window AATAGCTTCATTGAAGAAAGCTTGTGTCAAGGTTATTGATGTGGATAGATATGGGAGGCTGAAGTATAGTGAACTAGAGGAAGCGATTAGTAAGAGAACAAAAATTGTTGCCCTGTCGTGTATGAGTAATGTTACTGGCGTTATTAATGATGTAAAGCGGGTTACTAAGATAGCACATGAAGTTGGTGCTATTGTTGTTGCTGATGGTGCTCAGAGAGTTCCTCATATGCCGACTGATGTACGTGAACTTGGGGTGGATTTCCTGGCGTTCAGTGGACACAAAATGCTTGGACCAACAGGGACAGGAGTCCTCTATGTTAACGAGGATATTCAAGAGAAACTAGACACCTTTATGGTGGGCGGCGATACCATAAAAGAAGTGCACTATAATGGTGAATTGAAAATTGTTTGGCATGATTTGCCTTGGAGGTTTGAGGCAGGTACACCTAATATTGCTGGTGCGATAGGTCTCGCCGAAGCAGCAAAATACCTAATGAAAATAGGGATGGAGAACATTCATGCACATGAAGTAGAGCTCGTCAAGTACTTCTTTAAGAGAATAACAGAAGAAGACCTAGTTGATAAAATCAACATCATTGGACCACATGAACCCATGGAGAAAGGCGGGATAATAGCATTTACAATAAAAGATCTTGACCCACATGCAACAGCAATGTTATTTGATGAAGAAGGAATTGCTGTTAGAAGCGGGTTCCACTGTGCCCAACCACTTCATGAGAGACTAGGGTTTACTCGAGGTAGTGTTAGGGCAAGTTTCTATCTCTACAATACTTTTGAAGAAATAGACAAGTTCATCGAGGTGATCAAGTCTATAATCAACGGGTTATAAAACAGTAAGTATAAGACCCTTAGATAACATGTGTTATACATGGAGTGTGTTTTGGCATGAGTACACGTATCCCCCTACCATATAGTCCTAAAGTACTCGAATTATTTAGGAACCCGAAGAACGCTGGTCCCATGCCTGATGCTACTGTGAAAGCGACAGCAGGTAGTCCAGCTTGTGGCGATATGATAACAATATATCTGAAGATCGATGAGAAAAATGAAAAGATAATAAAAGCTACATTTGAAAGTTATGGTTGTGCAGCTAATATTGCTGTAGCAAGTATGCTAACGGAGGTAATCAAGGGGAAAACATTAGAAGAAGCATGGCGTATATCTTGGAAAGAATTATCAGACGAATTAGGTGGTCTCCCGGTAATTAAGTATCATTGTAGTATTCTTGCAGTTGGCGCGCTAAAGAGAGCTATTAGAGAGTACTATAAAGGAAAAAAGAAACCAGATTGGCTTCCTGAAAAACAGACAAAAGAAGAACTACAAGTACTTGAAGAAGAGAAAATGATTGAGTACATGTACCGTAGATTCGGTATACAAAAACCTAGTGGTGGTGAAGGCGGGAAACATTGAATTCAGTGGAGAACCTAATAGACTTGAGGAAACAGCCTAAAGGATGTAAAGAACATCCATTGATAAGATTGAAGAATACTATAAGAAGAATGAAGAAAGGCGAGTCCATTAAAGTAATTACTGATACAACAACAATACCTTTGAGGACAATAGAGATTATTGCGAGGAAGAATGAGTTGAAAGTGGAGATAATTGGTAAGAACAATAATGTATACGAAATAGTTCTTAGGAAAGAGTAGTTATAGACTACTACTAAACCCTGTATGTATACTTCTTGATGTACTTATCCATGTCTTTGTAATCGATTACTTCTGCCTTCATATACACGATCTTGTAGTAGTCTCTTAGCTTGCTCTTGTCTAGGATCTCTTCTGGCGTTAGGGTCTTATGATCATAGAATACTATTACTTCGCTGCCACGTATATGAACGCCTTTTACACCGTGAACACTGAGTAAATGTATTTTTGAAGGAGCTATACAGCTAGCACACCCTATTCCCTTAAGGCGGATGATAAGTACGCCTATATCCATTGTAGTTTCCTCTTTCAGCGGTCACCTATCGTTGGATAGTATTTAATAAGGTTTTTATGACTTTATGTAGAACCCGGAGTCGACCATGGCGGTGAAGATAAGGACTGTCGACAACTCGTTTGTTAAGGAGATTGATGCAGATGGTATAACTGTCGGTGCATTGTTGAAGAAACTTGGTTTGCTTGTTGAGGAATATGTTGTCGTTAAGAACAACCAGGTTGTAACAGAGGATGATATAGTACGTGACGGCGATGAAATAGTATTATACCCGGTGGTATCAGGTGGTTAACTGTAGTATATGTGGTAAACCAGCTGTATACATCTCTAGGGTGGGCGGTAAAGCTTATTGTATGAAACATTTTCTCGAATATTTCGACAAGAAAGTACGGCGTACAATAAGAAAGTATAGAATGTTTGGTGAAAAAGAACACATTATTGTTGCCGTATCCGGGGGCAAGGACTCACTATCTCTTCTTCATTATCTCGTAAGACTTTCAAAAAGAGTACCTGGGTGGAAGATTTCTGCTCTCCTTATAAACGAAGGTATAGCTGGTTACCGCGAAGAAACAATAAAGGATTTCCTGCGTGTAGTAAACGAGCTTGGTGTTGAGTATAGGATTGTTAGGTTTAAAGACGAAATAGGTTATACACTTGATGAAATGGTTAAAATAGGTAAGGAGAAGAAGCTACCTTATCTACCATGTAGTTACTGTGGGGTTTTCAGGCGATATCTCCTCAATAAGGCAGCGCGGGAAATGGGTGGAACTGTTCTAGCAACAGCGCATAATCTTGATGATATTGTGCAAACCTACATCATGAATATTATCCAGAACAATTGGGATAGAGTAGCAAGACTATCTCCTGTCCTGGATAACAGGAAACATCCTGGTTTTATTAGAAGAGTAAAACCATTTTACGAAATACTCGAAAAAGAAACCACTCTATACTCCATACTTAATAACCTGTACCCAAAGTTCACAGAATGCCCTTATGCACAATATAGTATGAGATGGATCATTAGGAAATACATTAACGAGATGGAAGAGAAGTACCCAGGTACAAAATATTCCCTTTTGAGGTCATTATTGACAATTATTAACATACTTAATAGAGGCCAGGAAACCTATGGGAAAGAAGAAATAATGACGTGTAAAATATGTGGTAGTCCTTCTTCGCATGAAATATGTAGGGCATGTAGGTTCAAAATGGAACTTGGCATTTTGGATAAAATAGATAAGTGGGGTTCCGCATAGGAAAAAATAAATAGACCACTCAACTATAACTAGGTTATGCATGAGGAATAGGTGAAAGTTATGGAAGAAAGGCTAAAGCTAAAAGTATTCATGAACACTCTTGAAATGCTGCCTCATATATGGCCGACACCACTAGTTAGACTGAGAACATTTTCTGAAAACGGTTATGAGGCATGGGCTAAACTGGAATATTTCAATCCATTTAGTCATAGTATAAAAGATAGACCTGTGTGGAACATGATTGTCAAGGCCTTGAAAGAATGTGTTGAATGTGGTAAATTATATGAAGCTACATCGGGTAACGTTGGCATCGCTATGGCTTGTATATCAAATGCTCTTGGTATAAAATTTAGAGCATACATACCAAAGCCCACACCCAAACTAACAGAGACCTTATTAAAAATGCTTGGTGCAGAAGTTATAAAAACTGATTATGAAACGATTTCACCTGAAATGGTAAAGATGGTTGAGGAAATAGCACGTAAAGAATCAGCCTTAAACCTAAACCAGTTTGTGAATGATGATAATTTCGAAGTTCATTATAAGTATACTGCAAGAGAACTTGATGAGCAACTAAAAGCTGTCGAACGAAGTCCTCCAAGAGCTATAATCGCTGGAATAGGTACATCAGGACATATAGCAGCCATTTCTAAATACTTCAAAGAAAAATATGGTGATAAAGTTAAGATAATAGGTGTTATTCCTGCTAAAGGAGAGAGCATACCGGGGATAAAAAGAATTGAAACAAGACCTAAATGGATCTTTCAAGTAAAAATAGATGATGTTGTCGAGGTAACTAAAGAAGAAGCTGCAAAGATGGCTATTGAGGTGGCTAGAAGAGAAGGTATATTGATAGGTTTAAGTTCAGGTGCAGTAACAAGAGCATATGAAATAGTTCGTAATGATATAGGAGAGGGTGTTTATGTACTAGTGTATCCAGATGACTCGTTTAAATATATTGAAACAATTGAAAAATATTTGTAGTCTTATTTAAAAATATTTAAGCTCAATAATATTTATTGAAGTAGATGAAATAGGCTTTTGAAAAAGCTATTTCACTATTTTCATGTCCAAGTAGTTCTTTAATTTGGTCAATAATGTCTTCAATTTTATTTATTAAACTCCATACAATATCTAATAATTCTTGGGCCTGCGAAGTATTTCCATTGTTGAGTGCTTCTTCTACTTGTTCAAGCAATATAGTTGCATTTACTATAAGCTTCTTTGCTTCAATAATTAAACTAGTAATATTAGTGCTTGTATTGCTTAGCTTACTTTCTATATCCATTAGTGTATTGTTTAGTTCAATTAACTTATTTCTAGCTTTTTCAACTTCTTCAGCTATTCTTTGCTTGGTGGATGAATTTTCTTCTACTAGTTGCTCTGCGTATTTCAGCAAACTCTTTATTTCATCAATTAACTCTCTCAATTCCTCAATAAGAGTTTTTGCCTGAGTATAGTTTCCATTTATTAATGCTGTATGAGACTTATTTAGTAGTTCTTCAGCAAGCCTAATTAATGACTTTGTTTCATTTATTAAGCTAAGTAATTCGGTGGAATTAAGTAGAGAGGATTTATTCTCAATTATCTCAAGTCTTTCTTTTAATGAGGAAAGTGTTTGATTTAGCTCTTTAATTTTATTTAATAACTCTTCGTAATCCTCCTCAGTGACTTCAGTCTTTGTTTTCCCTTCTGTTTCCTCTTCTTTTTCTTCTTCTGAGATGTGTTCAAGCATGTCTTCCACTTGTTCTATAATCTTCTTTACTTCTTTGAATAAGATCTTTATATCTTGCAATAGCTTACTGACTTTAATATAATCTTCTTCTTCAAGAGCTTTTTCTAACTCGTTCATTAAGGTGGGTATGTTATTGAGGACTTCTTTTGCATTATATAGGAGAGTTAGTATATCAGAATGATTCAATGCTTCAGCTTTTTCAATTAATAAGATTATTGTCTCATTGTATTCTATGAGTTTTTCTTGTAATTCTTCAATAATTTCCTTTATCTCGCTAGTAATCTCCTTATATTCTTCAATAATGTCTTCAACAACGTCCAATAGCTCGTCTATGTCATCTATGAGTTTTTCAATATCCTCTATGAGCGCTTCAATGTCTTTCTTGGATACGTTCTCCTGCTTAATCATTAATTGTAGTTCATTGAATTTTTCAATTAAGATACTGTATTTTTCTTCAGCCTTGGAAACTAGTTCTATAGCTTTACTATTATTTAGCTTTGCAACAACTTCTTTTAAAGAAGATATTCTATCTTGAAGTTTTGATATTTCTTCTTCTAACTCACTTAGATCATAAAGTACTTCCATTTTTTCTTCAAGTTCTTCTTCAAGAATATCCCATGCCTTGTCTATTAATTTATCGATTTTGCTCAGTATCTTTAAAGCCTCAATAGTTTCTCCATTGCTTATTAATAACAGTGCTTCATCTAAGAGGATTTCTATTTCATTAATTATTTTGTTTACTTTTTCGATTGTTTTCAATGTCTTTGTATCATTCTCTGCTAGTGCTCTTTCTTTTAATTTACTTATTGTTTGATTAAGTTCTTGTATCCTTTCAAGAATCCTTTCAAGAGTAAAGTTTAGGCTCTTTACTATAATCTTTTTTGTTGAATTGGTTACTGTTATGTTAAATGAAACATATATTGTAAGTATACTTGAAGTGTATTCAAGAATCTTTTTAGCTTCTTCAACGCTTGTTAAAGCTTCTTCTATTGCGTCAATTGCTTCTCCGGATACATTTAGTTTTCTTAGTAACATTGTTACATAAGTTAATATTTCAATAGATTTATTTAATGCCTTAATAGAGTTATTGATGTTAGTAATGGCTACTTCGATGCTTGTAGTATTTTCTATAGTAGTAATGTATAGTACTACAAGTTTTGTTAGTTCAGTTGAAAACTCTTCTGTTTTCTTGATTTTCGTCTTCTTTTCTATTTGTTTTAGTAATTTTATTGCTTCCTCTATCTGCCCTTCATTAATATGTTTTGTAATATTCTGTATAAGTGTTTGCACCTCAGTATCATTTAATTCTTCTAATTCTTCTAGGATGTCCATTATTTCCTTTAATATTTCTTTTTTGATAACTTTTGTCATGTTAGATGGAATACTTTCTTCTACGTATGAAGAGACTTTCTCATAGACGTCAATGGCTTTATCAAGAATACTTTCTGCTTCTTCACTTGTAAGAGCATCTATTTCTTCATTAGTTAAGTTTAGTATGGATTCCACTTCTATCCTTAGTTCGTCTGGAAGTCGAGATAATGGCACTATTTCTAGTTCTCTTCTAATAAGTTCTCTATAGGCTTTTATCATGGATTTTACTTCGTCATTTTTGTTTTGCTCTAGTACAAGACTAGTTTTATGGAGGTCTGTTTGGAAGGCTGTTACTGGTATGTTCGATAAAGTCAGCATTATAAGCATCAGCACAGCGATCACTTTATATAAATTCCCTGTAGTCGGGTGCACCTTTCCTCACCTGATAGACAATTTTGTTATGGTGCTTTTTAAGAGACACTATGAAACTTCTTGTGAAACCAGTGAAACAGCGTTAATGTTTTAAGTAATCATTAATTATAATTGTAATGTAGCTCGGCATTTTGTGGTACCAAGTATAACGGGTGTATATATGAGAGAGATAAATAGTATGATACTATACATCGTGTTGTTTTTGGTAG contains:
- a CDS encoding cysteine desulfurase, producing the protein MLNPYAIRRDFPVLSRKIDGKTLIYFDNAATSQKPIQVINAITEFYKKYNANIHRGLHTLSQEASEMYEEAHDVIAKFINARGRHEIIFVKNTTEALNLVAYAWGLKNLKEGDEIIVTIMEHHSNFIPWFKIASLKKACVKVIDVDRYGRLKYSELEEAISKRTKIVALSCMSNVTGVINDVKRVTKIAHEVGAIVVADGAQRVPHMPTDVRELGVDFLAFSGHKMLGPTGTGVLYVNEDIQEKLDTFMVGGDTIKEVHYNGELKIVWHDLPWRFEAGTPNIAGAIGLAEAAKYLMKIGMENIHAHEVELVKYFFKRITEEDLVDKINIIGPHEPMEKGGIIAFTIKDLDPHATAMLFDEEGIAVRSGFHCAQPLHERLGFTRGSVRASFYLYNTFEEIDKFIEVIKSIINGL
- a CDS encoding iron-sulfur cluster assembly scaffold protein, producing the protein MSTRIPLPYSPKVLELFRNPKNAGPMPDATVKATAGSPACGDMITIYLKIDEKNEKIIKATFESYGCAANIAVASMLTEVIKGKTLEEAWRISWKELSDELGGLPVIKYHCSILAVGALKRAIREYYKGKKKPDWLPEKQTKEELQVLEEEKMIEYMYRRFGIQKPSGGEGGKH
- a CDS encoding sulfurtransferase TusA family protein; its protein translation is MNSVENLIDLRKQPKGCKEHPLIRLKNTIRRMKKGESIKVITDTTTIPLRTIEIIARKNELKVEIIGKNNNVYEIVLRKE
- a CDS encoding MoaD/ThiS family protein, yielding MAVKIRTVDNSFVKEIDADGITVGALLKKLGLLVEEYVVVKNNQVVTEDDIVRDGDEIVLYPVVSGG
- a CDS encoding TIGR00269 family protein, which codes for MVNCSICGKPAVYISRVGGKAYCMKHFLEYFDKKVRRTIRKYRMFGEKEHIIVAVSGGKDSLSLLHYLVRLSKRVPGWKISALLINEGIAGYREETIKDFLRVVNELGVEYRIVRFKDEIGYTLDEMVKIGKEKKLPYLPCSYCGVFRRYLLNKAAREMGGTVLATAHNLDDIVQTYIMNIIQNNWDRVARLSPVLDNRKHPGFIRRVKPFYEILEKETTLYSILNNLYPKFTECPYAQYSMRWIIRKYINEMEEKYPGTKYSLLRSLLTIINILNRGQETYGKEEIMTCKICGSPSSHEICRACRFKMELGILDKIDKWGSA
- a CDS encoding PLP-dependent cysteine synthase family protein, with protein sequence MEERLKLKVFMNTLEMLPHIWPTPLVRLRTFSENGYEAWAKLEYFNPFSHSIKDRPVWNMIVKALKECVECGKLYEATSGNVGIAMACISNALGIKFRAYIPKPTPKLTETLLKMLGAEVIKTDYETISPEMVKMVEEIARKESALNLNQFVNDDNFEVHYKYTARELDEQLKAVERSPPRAIIAGIGTSGHIAAISKYFKEKYGDKVKIIGVIPAKGESIPGIKRIETRPKWIFQVKIDDVVEVTKEEAAKMAIEVARREGILIGLSSGAVTRAYEIVRNDIGEGVYVLVYPDDSFKYIETIEKYL